The following nucleotide sequence is from Capra hircus breed San Clemente chromosome 16, ASM170441v1, whole genome shotgun sequence.
TGAGCGGCGTAGAGAGACCTGCTTCCTGGTGGGGGGGCCCCggctccctgggtcagggtgtTGACCTTGAGTCCAGTGCCCCCACCCAGGGTCCCTGCTCCCCACGCCCCTGCGGAGAGCGCCTGCTGGAGCTCTGCGGGCAGAACCACTCCCTCCTGAGGGAACATGAGGGCGGGCGCCTGGAGACGGGCATTTGAGGCTCATTCTTGTCCTGGTGCAGCTGGGAAGCCTGACCTCCCGAATTCCTCCTCTGACCTGGGTCTTCGGGCAGGAGAGGAATCTGGGAGGATCGCGTTGCCCTGGTCCAGCTCTGCGGGTGGGCCAACAGCTGTGGTCGGGATGAGTCCAGCTGCCTGCCGGGCACAGGGCTGAGGGTGGGGCCTCCGGCCTTCTGTTTCATGGATAGGTTAACAGAggtgcagagaggttaagtgactcagctaaggtcacacagcaaagctGAGTGTTAAATCTGGGTCTTTGACAGCACAGCCAGTGTTTCTGCTTTATTCCCCAGGGAAGGTGACCCTGGCCTTTTGGCTGTGACGGCGACCTGCTGGAAAGGGCAGGTGGGGGCTTGGTGTGGGCCTTCCGGCCCCTCTCCCAACTGGAGGCCCCCCTGGCGCCCGCCTTCCTGCCACCAGCGCCTGGACGCAATCTCAGACGCCTCCTCTGGGCTGgaagccctcccccaccccgacctgcctcttgagtggCTCTATTTTTAAGAGCTGTGCTTGTAGGAGCAGGGGGGCTTGCAGGGCCCTGCGGGGGCTCAGAGCGGGCAGGGGGACAGGCCGCAGAGGAGAGAGTGTGAGAGCCGCACCCCAGGCTGGCCAACCTGCTCCCTGGAGGCCTCCCTGCACCCCAGGGTGGCAGACTCCTCCCGGGGCTCAGGCCCCTGGCCTGACTGCTCCCCTGGGGCTCTGAGCAGTGCTGGCCTGCCAGTCCTCACCCACCCTGGGCTGGGGGCTGTCCCCCTGCCGCTCTTCCCCCAGGCTCCATTTGGAGACTCTCTGGGATGAGTACCCCCACCCAGGGGAGCCAGCTTCAGTCTAAAGTGCCCTGTTGCCAGCCCCGCCCTGCCTGCCCCACTGTAGGTCCGTTTGCTCTGACCCGCAGGGCTGGACGACTGGGAGCAGGCGCAGAAGAGTTGCCAGCCTGAGGCTGCCGCCTAAGGCGGTCTCCCCTGGGGCCTGCGGGCAGGGTGCCTTCAGCACCTCTTAGCCTCAAAGGGGCTGCCTTGTGGGCCACCATGCCACCTGCCAGAGCTGGGGCACGTGGCACGTCTGCAGACGGGTGCCTGGGTGGGTCTCAGCCGTGAGGGTGGGGTCTGGGGGACAGGTGAGGGGGCATCAGCACCCCGTCCAGGGCGCTGTTACTGTGGCCTGAGTCACAGGTTGGCTGCCGCAGCGCTGGGTGCAGCCTCCCTTCACCCCAGCCTTCCTCCCCTtggagaagaggaaactgaggcacaaggggCCAACAGACTTCCCATGGTCACGCACACGGGGCGTGGAGCCTGCGTCCCGAGCCAGGCCGGCCTCCCAGGCACCCCTCTGGCCTCTCCCGGTGCTCACAGCGACGGGACAGCAAGACGCTTCCCAGTGTGGGACCCTGGGCTGCCTCCACACAGGCCCTGGGAGGGGGGCTCGGGGCCCGGCTTCTGTTCCCAGTCCAGTGTGGGGGACACCCTGGAGAAGCTCCACGGAGCTGGGCTTTTCATAGAGACGGCGCCTGTGAGAGATGAACAGACCCCACACCCGCCCAGGGTCCCTAGGGAACCACCACACAGGCTGGCACGTGGGCATTCCCTCATCTGTGATCCTCCTCAGATTCCCTGCTCAGCTCGCACTCcccatgtgtggtgtgtgtcggGGTCTGGTGTGTGTCTAGTGTCTGGtgcgtgctgtgtgtgtgtgtgaccgtGTGTGAGGGTGAGCCCCCTTCCGTTTAGCCTCTGTGTGTCTGGTATCTGATGTGTGTCTGgtgggtgctgtgtgtgtgtgaccgtGTGTAAGGGTGAGCCCCATTCCATTTAGCCTCTGTAGGTCTGGTATCTGGTGTGTGTCTGGTATCTGGTGTGTGTCTGGTGTCTGGTGTGTGTCTGGTGTCTggtgtgtgtctggtgtgtgtgtgaccGTGGCTGTTCACCTGTGTGTCTGTGGAGCTGCCAGCAGAATAGCCCTGGGCATCTCTGCAGCCGCGTGTCCCCTGCGTGTCCCTCGTGTGTCCCTCCGGCCTCCACAGGCCCCGTGGCCCTGATCCGTCCTCCGTGTCTGCCCTGAGAGCTTTACAGACAGAGCCGCAGGCAGTGGCCCCTCCCTGTGACCGTGGGCCCTGAGTTTGGCCCAGGGTGTTGGCTGATCCTGCAGGTTCCTCCCTGTTGCTAAGCCGCTCCCGGGGGAGAGGCCTGGCTGTTGGAGACTCAGAGCCACGTCCAAGGGGTGAGGAGCCTGCAGCCTGGCCCTGCTGGGATGGCGTCTCTGCCCGACAGGGGCGTGGGCACAGTGCAGCTGGTCCAGGGCTGGGGGATGGCAGGCCCGGCGCTTCCCGCAGAGCCGGGCGGCTGGCCCTCTGGCCACTGGACTGTCTCTCTGcagagggaagaggaggccaTGTCGGACGTGGAAGAGACGGTGGACGAGTATGAGTGAGTCCTGGGGCGCTGGGCAGGGGCTGCACCCGTCGGGGGTGTGGGGAGAGCCACACCCTTGCTTCCAGCCCGCTGCCTCGGGCTGCCCCAGGCAGGGGGCTGGCCGTGAAGACCCAAGGGGTAGGGGATGAACTGGGCCAGGGGCTTGGGGCTGGGCCTCCTGAGAAGAGACCAGATAGTTTCGGTGAGGACCCAGAGGCCACAGAGCCACCTTGCCCAGAAACCCGCCCCAGACCTGGCATCACGGCCCTGGGGGCTGCcggccctgccctctgccctgtcCCCGGGACCAGGGAGGGGGACACGCTACAGCCCATCAGTCAGTCGTCCCTGGGGGAGGCAGTGCCCGGGGCAGACAGGACCACAGGCGTAGCTTGAACCCCGAAGACCCCCTCCTGGGTACTGAGGGTGTGGAACTGGGGGCTGGGTGGAGGGCTTGTGCCCTTGGACTTCGGCCGGGTGGACGGGGAAGGGGGCATGCAGAGCCTAGGCACCAGCACTTGCCAGGTTTCCTGGTGGGGGAAGCAGCTGAATGGagttgggctgggctgggctgtgggtggggggcaggcagaCTCCAGGACCCAGCACAGGGGTAAACATTCTGGGAAAAGGCCGTGGGGTATGTGCGCGCGTGTGTACACGTGCGTGTGTGCTGTGTTCCTGACAGCGTCTCCCCTCACACCGCAGGGAGCAGGAAGGTAAGCACACCCCAACTCTCACTGGGCAGAAGGACAGCCTGGCTGGAAACTGActgtctcttctctcctctcttgcGCTCACGCCTCCTCCCTGAGCAGAAGCAGCCGTGGAAGGTACCGGGGTGGGGGTCGCCCAGGAAGCATCTCGCCTGTCCCCAGCCCCTGCTCCCAGCTGAGCAAAGCCCCCCTACCAGCCCCGGCTTTCTGCGGTCAGAGTCCTGACGGGGCCATGCCGCCTGTCTGCTCCACTGCCTGACTCGGCTGGGGGCCACACCCTGCCAGCGAGTGATGAAAATAGAACCCCACCTCCTCATTCCACCCCGGCCCTGGTCCTCTCGCATGCTGGGCGGCCCCTCACCCACATGGGTCCTTTCTGGTCCCAGACACTGAGGAAGGGGCTCCAGGGCCTGAGTCTAGGAcaggaccctgaccctgaccctgaccctgtgCCATGATGTCAGAGAACgagctggggagggaggctgaGTCAGACACGGGGCCCAGAGGCGGCCCCACTTCAGCAGCACCTCCAGGTGCAGAGGGGGCTTGAGCCCCAGAGAGGCAAGTTTCAAACGAGAGGACCCGTCACAGACTTCCCCTGAAGGAGCAGACACGGAGCGTTCCAGGCTTTGTGGCCGCCCGTCCTGCTGAGGCCACTGCTCCAGGAACATTCTAGAAACGTCTGCAGGCCGTTGGGCCCCAGTTTGCGGCTTCTGGTTTAAACCAAGAACAGAGCAGCCCCTGTCAGCCACACGGGGCCCCCCACACTCACTGGGACCTTGGATGTCACTGGGCCCCACACCTCCCTGCACCGGGCCTGCTCACTGTCTGGTTCACCTCTCCAGAGCACGAGGAGGCGGTggaagaggaggctggaggtgagGCTGAAGCTGGGGAGCCCAGTGCCGCAGGTGAGGCCCCTCCCGGAGCGAGGGGGGAAGGGGGCCCGCCTGAGCTGGGGTTGGCAAGGGCCCCAGCGCCGCTCCTGTGGCAGCGGGGAGGCCCCCTAGACCATGCTCTGCAGCCTGGGCAGCCCCCAGTCCAGGCTGGGCTCAGCCTCGTCAGTACACACTGCACCTGCTTCCTTCGGCCAGGCGGGTCTGGGCCCTGGCAGGTGTGCACAGGCGGATCCTGGACCTGGAGCCCTGCAGGGCCCCCTTGGCTGAGGATGTGTGGGTGGGACAGGTGTGGGTGGGACAGGGGGCTACTGGCAGGGCCTTGAGCTTGGAACCGGGACCGTGACTCCTTTCTCATGTTCTGTTTAGAAGACGGAGAAGAAGAGGAAGGTAGAGAGGCTGAAGGTGAGGCCCGCTGGCCATTGGGACGTGGTGGGGCAGCCCCTCCTGCAGCTGCGGGGagaccctgggggaggggagaccctggggggagggggagaccctcgggggaggagggagagacccaggtgaggagggggagaccctgtggggagggggagactctgtgggagggggagaccctgggggagggggagaccctggggggggagggggagaccctggggggagggggagaccctgtggggagggggagaccctgggggagggggagaccctgtggggagggggagaccctgggggagggggagaccctgggggggaaggggagaccctgtggggagggggagaccctgggggagggggagaccctgggggggaaggggagaccctgtggggagggggagaccctgggggagggggagacccgggggggaggaggagaccctgggggagggggagaccctggggggaggaggagaccctggggcagggggagaccctggggcagggggagaccctgtggggagggggagaccctgtggggagggggagaccctgggggagggggagaccctgggggagggggagaccctggggggaggagggagagaccctggggggaggaggggcagaccCTGGGGGCAGAACTGTGTGTGTCTGCAGGTTGGGCTCCTCCTTCCAGAGACAGTGCCTTGGGGTGCCCAGGGGGAGGGGGCTAGGTTGGGTTAGGGCAGTGGTCACATCATGTCTGTCCATGAGGGTTCTGCAGCCTGTGTGAACCACTGGAGGGTAGGGTGTCTGGGGCTGAGATCCCAGGCACAGATGGTCCATGGGCTAGGTCACTGCTGTGGGCACTGTTGACCTGCCGCCTTCACAGGGGCCCAGGTGGCCCGAGTCACACCTCCGGAGGCAGACAGCCGGCAGGGCTTGGAGTCACACCTATCAGCTTCCTGGTCCTGAGCCGCCTCAGGTCTGGGGGGCGGCTGCAGAGGCAGAGACTTAGGCAGGGACTCTGGGGCCAGGACCCCAGGGCCGTGTCCCCGACCCCTCCTCCCTGTGTGGCAGACACTGTTGAGTGAGAGCGATGTGTGCACTTGCGTCCCCGAGACCCCCTGAGCATCAGCCCTGAGCGGAGCCTGGGGTTTGCAGCCCTGCAGCTTACTGCTCTGGTTGCTCCTGCAATCCCGGGATGGTGGGGAATCACTGGTGAAGGGCAAACGGAGGCTCATGGGTGCCAGCTTACCAGGGGCACAGTGGGGCCAGACCCAGGCCTCCCGACCCCAAGTTCATGTGCTTTCCTCCTCTCCAGATGGCCCGGTGGAGGAGTCCAAGCCCAAGCCCAGGTGAGTGGTGAGGCCCTGGGAGGAGACGGCCTGTGAGAGAGGGCCCTCGGGATGGGGCTGGAGTGCACGCGGCCCCGTGGGCGCAGGCTGGGGTGCGGCAGGCACAGGCCACCATGTGCACCTGCGTAGGCTGTGTACCGCATAAGAGTCTCTGCTGGGTGTGTGGGGGTAGGGGGATGGGGCGGCTGAAAACCGCCCACACTCCATCACCAGTgccttgccctgcttcagtcAGCACTATGGCCACCTAGAGGGGAAGGAAAGGCTAGCCATGGACCTGGGCAGGCACCCTGTCCGACCCTCAGGAGAGCTGGGACACTGTCCTTGGTGGCTGGAGGAGAACCTGGGGGAAGAAAATTTGGAGAAGCCAAGCAGTGGAAGCATGTCAGTCTAGGCACGTGGCTTCAGAGGGTCACAAAGGGCCACACAAGGCAACTTGGGGCCACACAGGACACATGTGGGAGCTCTGGGTGCAGAGGGGTGTGGGGCTTTGGAAATGCCAACCCTGCCATCTGGTGCCTCAGCACACAGTCCAGGAGACACTCCAGAAGCAGCCCAGCTGCAATCCAAGCCCCTCATTGGAGCAAACACTGCCGTGTCTTGGTTCAGAGCCCCACACCCGAGGGCAGACAGGAAAGCGGGGCTCAGCGTCCTGGCCCGGAGTCCCACAGCGAGTGGGTGAGGCGTGTGAGGCCGACTGCCGCCTCCCCGGCCCCTGGGGTCGGGGCCAGGAGTGTGGGTCAGCCAGGGTGCAAAGCCAAGCCTCTCTACTTCCTGGCTGCATGCTTTTGAGCAAAGCCTTATGTCTCTGAGCCTCTCTCTTCCTGAACGAGATGAGTGGTTTCCACTCCAGGTAACTGTGAGGATACATGAGGCCACTGTAGGCGCCCCAGTCCCGAGTGGGCGTGGGGGCCCGTGGCAGGCACCGTGCTGGTGTCAACGCATGGGTGGCTGGGTCTTGGCCTTTCTGTAGGGAAGAGAGGGACCTGCCCATCCTGGTACCGCAGCCCCTCTGGGCAGGGAGGGCTTGGTGCTCACCCCTCCTtctgcccaccaggcccttcaTGCCCAACTTGGTGCCGCCCAAGATCCCTGATGGAGAGAGGGTGGACTTCGATGTGAGTGAGAGCTCAAGGAGGGCAGCCCCCGCCTCACTAAAGACCCCAGGCCCATGCCCCCAACCCCGCCACGCTTGGGGGAGGACACGCGGGGAGGGGCACCCTGTCCGACAACACCCTGGTCTCAGCCCCAGTCGGTCCCACAACCCCAAGGCTTCGCTCCTGCCCTGCGGGCGCGGTCGCCTCTGagtgccgcccccccccccaacccaggACATACACCGGAAGCGTATGGAGAAGGACCTCAACGAGCTGCAGACGCTGATCGAGGCGCATTTCGAGAACcgcaagaaggaggaggaggagctggtcTCCCTCAAAGACAGGATAGTGGGTGTCGCGCCCTCTGGGCGGCTGGGAGGGGGTCCAGCAGGAGCCCCCAGGGCCCTGCCCCGCGCTCTCTTCCCTCCCCGACACCCCAGGGCGGAGCGGAGTCGGCATCCCCGCCCCCATCCCCCGCATCCTGGGCACAACTCCGCCCCAGTGATGGAGGGCAGATGCCCCAGAGCCCAGGCGGTTCCCCCGAGCCTGGAttctctctcctccaccctcTAGCCCCTCTGCCCCGCCCCACTCCTGCTCCACAGGGCTTGGCCTCTACCTCCCCGCACAGGGTGGCGTCCACccggcggggccggggccggcgGGCACTCAGAGGCCGCGGCGAAGGCCGTCGGGTCCTCTCTGGGGGCTGAGGTCCGTCCCGAGTGACCGCAGCCTTGcggccctcccccccccccccgcaggaGAAGCGGCGGGCAGAACGCGCTGAGCAGCAGCGTATCCGCACCGAGCGCGAGAAGGAGCGGCAGGCGCGCTTGGCGGTGAGTGGCCGCCGGCCTCCGTCGGCGGGGCCCAGGGTCGCGGTCCCGGCTCTGACTGCGGAGGAGACAGAGATTCCCGGAGTGTCTAAGGAGACGCCCCATCCCTCCGCAGCACGCCCCGGGGAGCCGAGCCCCGCAGCCCCCTCCTGCGCTGCTGCAGGTGGGCCCCGACCGTAGGGCctcctggcctggaggggagcagggcctcctggcctggaggggagcaggCCCTCGGGAACTGGAGCCCCTCTGTTCAGCCCCTCTCCTCCCGTCGGCACCGCCAGCGCCAAGCCTGTGCCGGGCGCGCCCTCAGTGCTGGCCCAGACTCAGGGCGTCTGGCCCCCAGTGTATCCCATTCTCTCCCCGCGGGAACCAGGAGGAGCGCGCCCgccgagaggaggaggagagccgCAGGAAGGCGGAGGACGAGGCACGCAAGAAGAAGGCTCTGTCCAACATGATGCACTTCGGAGGCTACATCCAGAAGGTGGGGGCCTCGGGCTCCTCCTCTTGCGGGGGGTCTCTGGAGAGAAATGCCCAGCCACCGCTGGGAGACCGAGTTCTCACACGCAGACCCCGAGCTGGCTCTCCCTGGCTGGCTTTCCCTGGGAAGAGCTACCGGGCCGGGGGCTCCAGAGCACCAgcgctcttccctggtggctggtgcAGCTGGCAGGCCCGAAGCCCTATCTCAGGTCTGCCTGGTGTGGCCTCCCGCAGCCTGGAGGCTGTCTCTCCATTTGTAGGGTGGCCTGCTCTGAGATGGTCAGATGGGCTACCCTGGAAAGCAGCTGAGTGCTGCCTGGATGCAGGCTGGTTTCCTTCTAGGGCCCATCCCAGGGCCTAGTGTGGTGCCCCCCATTCCTGGAGGGGGGAAGGGGGAGCAGAACTCTCTGTGCTGTGGACCTGGCCAgcccccaggccctgcctccTGGTCCTCAAGCAGGGCCCTGCTGGCAGTCGGCCCTGTCCCGGCCTGCACGCGGGTCCAGCAGCTGGCTCCCCGAGGCAGCTGACGCCTCTCCTCCATGTCTCCACTGTGTTcctgcccctccctctgtctGTCGCCTCTCCTGGCTTTCTCTGGGGTCTTCTCCCGCTGTTCCGCTGTGCAGGCCCAGGTAGGTTCCGGTCCTCAGGTccttctcctctcctttggggagcctggggagggcaaggtgctgggctggaaggcagggaggccgggcgttGCTGGCCTGGGTGTGCAGCAGGGAGGTGGTGCTGCAGGCAGGCCTGTCTCCCTGCCGGGCCTGGGGGTGCGGGGAAGGCAGGGCCTCTCTATCCCCTCCCCCGCTTCTTACTCTCTCCAGACAGAGCGTAAAAGTGGGAAGAGACAGACGGAgcgggagaagaagaagaagattctGGCTGAGCGGAGGAAGGTGCTGGCCATCGACCACCTAAACGAAGACCAGCTGAGGTGGGCTGCCGGCGGGGCTGCACCTCCGGAGGGCGCCCCGCCTCCCGTCACCGGCGCTGCCGCCCCACTTTCCTGTGGGGGCTTCGAGGGGCTGGCCGGGGGCTTCTTGGCAGGCGGCGCtcgcctccctctccttcccgctGGGGCTCCCCAGCTCCACGCCCTAAGGCTCTGTCCTGGCAGCGCTGGCGTCTGCCCGCAGTGCTGGGCACTGCCCAGGCCAAGCCAGGGTGCGGGGCCTGGGGGCGagggagggcagggccaggggtCAGGATCCGGATGCAGGCAGGTGGGGGCCTTCTTGCCGCCCACCTCTCTTGCCGGCCTGCGCAGGGAGAAGGCCCGGGAGCTCTGGCAGAGCATCTACGACCTGGAAGCGGAGAAGTTCGACCTGCAGGAGAAGTTCAAGCAGCAGAAATACGAGGCGAGCAGCTgccgcccgcgccccgccccccgccggcgGCCTCGGTCCCCCATACCCCCCGGGCCGGTCAGGTGGTGCTCCCCACCCTTGCCGGGGCTGGTGCTCCTGGAGCCTGAGGGTTACTGGGGCTGAGCAGACACTTCCCAGGGTCCCGGCCCTGAGGGCCCCCACTTCTGGCCTGAGGCAGCAGCTCAGCGCCCTGAGTCCACCGGGAGGACCATTGTACAAGCCGGGCCTCCTGTGGAGTCAGGGGCACACCAGCGATTCGGCCCCTTCGCTCCCCCATGCTCACTTGGGGCCCAGCGTGGGTCCTGGGAGAGGCAGGGCGGTCTCAGGCGGGAGGACCTGGGGAGGTGGGCGGGGCCAGGGGAGGTGGGCGGGGCCAGGGGCGACTGGGCTGCTCTTCGCCCTTTCTTTCAGATCAATGTTCTCCGGAACAGGGTCAATGACAATCAGAAAGTGTGAGTGTCTGACTCCAGcctcccccccccctcccccgccatgACCTCccgtcccctcccctctcctgtggCCGAGCCCCTGCCCCCCGCGAGGCTGCTTCGGGCTGAGCCTCTGCAGGCAGCTCAGTGTGCCCCTGCCCCCCGTCGGCCTTCAGCACACCCACACTCCCCGGAGGCGTCTCCCGCCGCCCGTCCCCCTTGACTgggccctgctccctgcagctCCAAGACCCGAGGGAAGGCCAAGGTCACCGGGCGCTGGAAGTAGGACGGCGCCTCCTCCTCCGGGACCGCTCCTCCCCGGCCGCTCCTGACCCCCGCCTTCTCCTGCTCAGCACCGTCTGCACCCTGCACAGCCACCCCTCCACCCCAGTCCCCTGCCGCAGACCGGCTGGAAGCCGCACTCGCaccgctccccacccccatcgTAATAAAAGCACCGCGCCCCCCGCACTCCCGTCTCTTCTCTTCAGGGGGAGGCGGCCTGCAGGGCACCCGGCCGCCAGGGGCTGCGCAGAGCTCCCATTGAGGCAGCGGTTTCTGAGCTGAGCCCTCGGGGCGGGGCTTCTGCCTCCACGTCTGTGTCAGGGTTGCCACCGGACACCCGGGCACGCTGGCACTGGTCCACAGAGCCGCGTCCGTCAGTGACCAGTTCTGTTTCCGCTCAGCCAGGGGTTTGTCCCCTAGGTCCGGTCTGCTGGAGTTTGCAGCTCCATGACCTGTGGGCGCAGCATTAAACGGGAGCGCCTGCTGGATTCAGGGCTGGAGTGACTGGAAGTCTCACGGGGATTGTCGGGGAGAATGGCTTGGCGCTTCCCCGAAGGCAGCCCTCAGCCCCCTTCTCGTTGCTCGATGAGGCGCACACGGCGGGGCTTGCCCCAGGGGGTGCCTCTCAGTGTCCTGGAGTGTGCCACAAGCAGCTGCCGCGGCTCACAGACAGAGAGACTGGCCCTTGGCAGGCTGTCCCAGCTGTTCTGAGAAGCAGGCGGCAGGTTGGGGGACGCTCCCCAGGGTCAGGGTTAGCACCCTGAGGCTTATCTTGAGTGTCATGGACATACAGTTTGAAAGGTTTCTTTAGGTGTGATAGTCCAAAGCTGGAGCCGAGACTAGGTTCCTTTTTATTGTCTCAAAGGCTGTTTGGTCCTCTTTACTCCAAGCAAGGGGCTCAAGGTCATGTCCCTTCAGtgtctcaggggcttccctgtgagCCCATAGTGTGGGATCCAAATCAGACAAAACCCTGCCATTACTGGAAACCCTTTCAGTTCCCTGTAGATCCTCGGTGCTCCCAAACCTGCAGTTGCTTGCTTTCTGTCAGGCAAGAGGTCCAGTTGTCCTTGGGAGAGGACAGAGCCCAGATATGTGACTTGTTTGCATATCTGGGCTTTTCCCTGGGA
It contains:
- the TNNT2 gene encoding troponin T, cardiac muscle isoform X2 translates to MSDVEETVDEYEEQEEAAVEEHEEAVEEEAGGEAEAGEPSAAEDGEEEEGREAEDGPVEESKPKPRPFMPNLVPPKIPDGERVDFDDIHRKRMEKDLNELQTLIEAHFENRKKEEEELVSLKDRIEKRRAERAEQQRIRTEREKERQARLAEERARREEEESRRKAEDEARKKKALSNMMHFGGYIQKTERKSGKRQTEREKKKKILAERRKVLAIDHLNEDQLREKARELWQSIYDLEAEKFDLQEKFKQQKYEINVLRNRVNDNQKVSKTRGKAKVTGRWK
- the TNNT2 gene encoding troponin T, cardiac muscle isoform X1, producing the protein MSDVEETVDEYEEQEEAAVEEHEEAVEEEAGGEAEAGEPSAAEDGEEEEGREAEDGPVEESKPKPRPFMPNLVPPKIPDGERVDFDDIHRKRMEKDLNELQTLIEAHFENRKKEEEELVSLKDRIEKRRAERAEQQRIRTEREKERQARLAEERARREEEESRRKAEDEARKKKALSNMMHFGGYIQKAQTERKSGKRQTEREKKKKILAERRKVLAIDHLNEDQLREKARELWQSIYDLEAEKFDLQEKFKQQKYEINVLRNRVNDNQKVSKTRGKAKVTGRWK
- the TNNT2 gene encoding troponin T, cardiac muscle isoform X3, whose protein sequence is MSDVEETVDEYEEQEEHEEAVEEEAGGEAEAGEPSAAEDGEEEEGREAEDGPVEESKPKPRPFMPNLVPPKIPDGERVDFDDIHRKRMEKDLNELQTLIEAHFENRKKEEEELVSLKDRIEKRRAERAEQQRIRTEREKERQARLAEERARREEEESRRKAEDEARKKKALSNMMHFGGYIQKAQTERKSGKRQTEREKKKKILAERRKVLAIDHLNEDQLREKARELWQSIYDLEAEKFDLQEKFKQQKYEINVLRNRVNDNQKVSKTRGKAKVTGRWK